A window of the Scleropages formosus chromosome 21, fSclFor1.1, whole genome shotgun sequence genome harbors these coding sequences:
- the LOC108920770 gene encoding adhesion G protein-coupled receptor G3-like isoform X2 has protein sequence MLWNILEIIFVILSCNKGEKAQSCKIWQHSPSIECKKIVIVNETYSGVLQKESCHNPYNNQAILDTVISLNSNGTLTANGYLGNFFLSTENNSYKVYLSQTTIDQDLSLTLVMTKQQSSSGKPCLNVTLSTRNVCQNKTYNENLCKGEKRYIINILGNSISCVKCERLLAPDKTFSIPVCNATNQGNPSFASGLMRNLTSLYDQMGNGTTMAVSAGEIKGLMIKTENLTTDADFAIDDSGINMAEESSATKEAATSVSIPLEALQKANSKGKALLSIFVFPNMSKDAKNSTVLNDKVIGIDMGAEISGLKTTINISFNNIVNVSAKLSCQSWNGRDPLTWTPSGCDTVQQNTTVTCQCNHLTFFAVLMVPDVTISASDFTSLTYITYIGCGLSTFFLCIVLFTHFVLRKAKTSQSTKILINLFVAMFLLNMTFLSNEWVSSLDNVAGCKVMAAVMHYSMLATFSWFAVEAFHLCFQLSKGSSSNGDHYVLKLCLTGWVLPALVVVVLLALGKYNQYSIDFNDGRNAKMCWITDSLVQYVVNIGYYSLVFLFTFTVFIIIIRRLIYIRSQKSNSGKGSGKGDIFTIMGVCCLLGISWGFAFLSYGPLRLPGLYIFTILNSFQGFFLFLYYCKSSNVLGDGKTFSVSSKSTATVCSIVEQNPYANFDTLKSGHTATSHS, from the exons ATGCTGTGGAATATACTGGAGATCATCTTCGTCATTTTGTCATGCAACA agggggaaaaagcaCAGTCCTGTAAAATTTGGCAACACT CCCCAAGCATCGAATGCAAGAAAATTGTGATCGTTAATGAAACATATTCAGGAGTCCTGCAAAAAGAGTCCTGCCATAATCCCTACAACA atCAAGCGATACTTGACACTGTTATATCACTGAACTCTAATGGAACTTTAACAGCCAATG gTTATTTAGGGAATTTTTTCCTATCAACTGAAAACAACAGTTACAAAGTGTACCTGAGTCAAACCACTATAGATCAGGACCTTTCATTGACCCTTGTAATGACCAAACAGCAGAGTTCATCAG ggaaacCGTGTTTGAATGTAACTCTGAGTACCAGAAATGTTTGTCAAAATAAAACCTACAATGAGAATCTGTGCAAAG GTGAAAAAAGATACATTATAAACATTTTGGGAAATTCCATTAgttgtgtgaaatgtgaaaggCTTCTAGCACCAGACAAAACTTTTTCTATACCTGTGTGTAATGCTACAAATCAAGGAAATCCCAGTTTTGCCTC GGGGCTGATGAGAAACCTCACATCACTGTATGATCAGATGGGTAACGGGACGACCATGGCCGTTTCTGCTGGAGAAATCAAAGGGCTCATgattaaaacagaaaacttgACTACAGATGCTGATTTTGCAATCGATGACTCAGGGATCAAC ATGGCTGAGGAAAGCAGTGCAACAAAGGAAGCTGCTACGTCAGTCTCCATCCCCCTGGAGGCTTTGCAGAAAGCAAACTCAAAGGGCAAAGCTTTGCttagtatttttgtatttccaaACATGTCAAAG GATGCAAAGAACAGCACTGTCTTAAACGATAAGGTTATTGGAATAGACATGGGAGCAGAAATTTCGGGCCTCAAAACTACCATAAACATCAGCTTCAACAATATTGTTAAT GTCTCAGCCAAGCTGTCTTGCCAGTCTTGGAACGGTAGAG ACCCGCTCACCTGGACACCAAGCGGGTGCGACACCGTGCAACAGAACACAACCGTCACATGCCAGTGTAATCACTTGACATTTTTTGCCGTGCTCATG GTCCCAGACGTAACCATTAGCGCCTCCGACTTCACATCTCTCACATACATCACCTACATCGGCTGCGGACTGTCCACGTTCTTCCTCTGTATCGTCCTGTTCACACACTTTGTGCTGAG GAAAGCCAAAACCAGCCAATCGACCAAAATCCTCATCAACCTTTTCGTCGCCATGTTCCTGTTGAACATGACGTTCCTTTCCAACGAGTGGGTCTCGTCACTGGATAACGTCGCTGGCTGCAAGGTCATGGCAGCGGTCATGCACTACTCCATGCTCGCGACCTTCAGCTGGTTTGCGGTCGAGGCCTTCCACCTGTGCTTCCAGCTGAGCAAGGGCTCCAGCAGCAACGGCGATCATTACGTACTCAAGCTGTGCCTCACGGGATGGG TGCTTCCTGCTCTAGTTGTGGTCGTTCTTTTGGCCCTTGGAAAGTACAACCAATACTCCATTGACTTCAATGATGGGAGAAACGCAAAAAT GTGCTGGATTACTGACAGTCTCGTTCAGTACGTTGTAAACATTGGCTATTATTCGCTGGTTTTCCTTTTCACCttcactgttttcattattattattcgaaGACTAATATATATAAGAAGCCAGAAAAGCAACAGCGGTAAAGGATCAGGAAAAGGGGACATTTTTACTATAATGGGCGTGTGCTGCCTGCTAGGGATCAGTTGGGGCTTCGCTTTCCTGAGCTACGGCCCCCTCCGCCTACCAGGCCTCTACATTTTCACCATTCTCAACTCCTTCCAAG GCTTCTTTTTGTTCCTGTATTATTGCAAAAGCTCCAACGTCCTGGGAGATGGCAAAACTTTCAGCGTATCAAGCAAAAGTACAGCAACTGTCTGCAGCATCGTGGAACAAAATCCATACGCAAACTTCGATACACTAAAATCTGGCCATACAGCCACCAGCCACTCATAA
- the LOC108920770 gene encoding adhesion G protein-coupled receptor G3-like isoform X1: protein MLWNILEIIFVILSCNTEGEKAQSCKIWQHSPSIECKKIVIVNETYSGVLQKESCHNPYNNQAILDTVISLNSNGTLTANGYLGNFFLSTENNSYKVYLSQTTIDQDLSLTLVMTKQQSSSGKPCLNVTLSTRNVCQNKTYNENLCKGEKRYIINILGNSISCVKCERLLAPDKTFSIPVCNATNQGNPSFASGLMRNLTSLYDQMGNGTTMAVSAGEIKGLMIKTENLTTDADFAIDDSGINMAEESSATKEAATSVSIPLEALQKANSKGKALLSIFVFPNMSKDAKNSTVLNDKVIGIDMGAEISGLKTTINISFNNIVNVSAKLSCQSWNGRDPLTWTPSGCDTVQQNTTVTCQCNHLTFFAVLMVPDVTISASDFTSLTYITYIGCGLSTFFLCIVLFTHFVLRKAKTSQSTKILINLFVAMFLLNMTFLSNEWVSSLDNVAGCKVMAAVMHYSMLATFSWFAVEAFHLCFQLSKGSSSNGDHYVLKLCLTGWVLPALVVVVLLALGKYNQYSIDFNDGRNAKMCWITDSLVQYVVNIGYYSLVFLFTFTVFIIIIRRLIYIRSQKSNSGKGSGKGDIFTIMGVCCLLGISWGFAFLSYGPLRLPGLYIFTILNSFQGFFLFLYYCKSSNVLGDGKTFSVSSKSTATVCSIVEQNPYANFDTLKSGHTATSHS from the exons ATGCTGTGGAATATACTGGAGATCATCTTCGTCATTTTGTCATGCAACA cagagggggaaaaagcaCAGTCCTGTAAAATTTGGCAACACT CCCCAAGCATCGAATGCAAGAAAATTGTGATCGTTAATGAAACATATTCAGGAGTCCTGCAAAAAGAGTCCTGCCATAATCCCTACAACA atCAAGCGATACTTGACACTGTTATATCACTGAACTCTAATGGAACTTTAACAGCCAATG gTTATTTAGGGAATTTTTTCCTATCAACTGAAAACAACAGTTACAAAGTGTACCTGAGTCAAACCACTATAGATCAGGACCTTTCATTGACCCTTGTAATGACCAAACAGCAGAGTTCATCAG ggaaacCGTGTTTGAATGTAACTCTGAGTACCAGAAATGTTTGTCAAAATAAAACCTACAATGAGAATCTGTGCAAAG GTGAAAAAAGATACATTATAAACATTTTGGGAAATTCCATTAgttgtgtgaaatgtgaaaggCTTCTAGCACCAGACAAAACTTTTTCTATACCTGTGTGTAATGCTACAAATCAAGGAAATCCCAGTTTTGCCTC GGGGCTGATGAGAAACCTCACATCACTGTATGATCAGATGGGTAACGGGACGACCATGGCCGTTTCTGCTGGAGAAATCAAAGGGCTCATgattaaaacagaaaacttgACTACAGATGCTGATTTTGCAATCGATGACTCAGGGATCAAC ATGGCTGAGGAAAGCAGTGCAACAAAGGAAGCTGCTACGTCAGTCTCCATCCCCCTGGAGGCTTTGCAGAAAGCAAACTCAAAGGGCAAAGCTTTGCttagtatttttgtatttccaaACATGTCAAAG GATGCAAAGAACAGCACTGTCTTAAACGATAAGGTTATTGGAATAGACATGGGAGCAGAAATTTCGGGCCTCAAAACTACCATAAACATCAGCTTCAACAATATTGTTAAT GTCTCAGCCAAGCTGTCTTGCCAGTCTTGGAACGGTAGAG ACCCGCTCACCTGGACACCAAGCGGGTGCGACACCGTGCAACAGAACACAACCGTCACATGCCAGTGTAATCACTTGACATTTTTTGCCGTGCTCATG GTCCCAGACGTAACCATTAGCGCCTCCGACTTCACATCTCTCACATACATCACCTACATCGGCTGCGGACTGTCCACGTTCTTCCTCTGTATCGTCCTGTTCACACACTTTGTGCTGAG GAAAGCCAAAACCAGCCAATCGACCAAAATCCTCATCAACCTTTTCGTCGCCATGTTCCTGTTGAACATGACGTTCCTTTCCAACGAGTGGGTCTCGTCACTGGATAACGTCGCTGGCTGCAAGGTCATGGCAGCGGTCATGCACTACTCCATGCTCGCGACCTTCAGCTGGTTTGCGGTCGAGGCCTTCCACCTGTGCTTCCAGCTGAGCAAGGGCTCCAGCAGCAACGGCGATCATTACGTACTCAAGCTGTGCCTCACGGGATGGG TGCTTCCTGCTCTAGTTGTGGTCGTTCTTTTGGCCCTTGGAAAGTACAACCAATACTCCATTGACTTCAATGATGGGAGAAACGCAAAAAT GTGCTGGATTACTGACAGTCTCGTTCAGTACGTTGTAAACATTGGCTATTATTCGCTGGTTTTCCTTTTCACCttcactgttttcattattattattcgaaGACTAATATATATAAGAAGCCAGAAAAGCAACAGCGGTAAAGGATCAGGAAAAGGGGACATTTTTACTATAATGGGCGTGTGCTGCCTGCTAGGGATCAGTTGGGGCTTCGCTTTCCTGAGCTACGGCCCCCTCCGCCTACCAGGCCTCTACATTTTCACCATTCTCAACTCCTTCCAAG GCTTCTTTTTGTTCCTGTATTATTGCAAAAGCTCCAACGTCCTGGGAGATGGCAAAACTTTCAGCGTATCAAGCAAAAGTACAGCAACTGTCTGCAGCATCGTGGAACAAAATCCATACGCAAACTTCGATACACTAAAATCTGGCCATACAGCCACCAGCCACTCATAA